One Cucurbita pepo subsp. pepo cultivar mu-cu-16 chromosome LG11, ASM280686v2, whole genome shotgun sequence DNA window includes the following coding sequences:
- the LOC111805342 gene encoding protein GDAP2 homolog translates to MYRTVATSAATTTTTDIVDYVVNLDQIPRWSDAEHRSSLEFVNEDPSFSNSYFPDPLTSPSDDAEGGTNGVVSRFPVDHEINSKIYLWRGNPWNLEVDAVVNSTNENLDEAHSSPGLHAAAGPGLSEECGTLGGCRTGMAKVTNAYDLPARKVIHTVGPKYAVKYHTAAENALSHCYRSCLELLIENGLQSIAMGCIYAEAKNYPREPAAHVAIRTVRRFLEKQKDKIKAVVFCTTSSVDTEIYKRLLPLYFPRDKHEEEVALSKLPADVGDENGETIIDERKIRIKPLPKKNVLKPPPVIDDPPVSDVRLTRRNSSYLDAYLDPAFMALIKDPDQRRKEQWEKTAQAQTGWSYGRMLGFGDLGGPPLSAAEEYSLHSRYLAKANSLNLSEIAEMKIVYRGGVDSDGHPVMVVVGAHFLLRCLDLERFVLYVVKEFEPLIQKPYTIVYFHSAASLQPRPDMGWMKRLQQILGRKHQRNLHAIYVLHPTFGLKAAVFAMQMLVDNVVWNKVVYIDRLLQLFKYVPREQLTIPDFVFQHDLEVNGGKGLIVDPRTKYVYHRP, encoded by the exons ATGTACAGAACAGTGGCTACATCTGCGGCCACAACTACAACAACAGATATCGTGGATTATGTTgtaaatttggatcaaattccACGATGGAGTGATGCAGAACATAGGTCTTCATTGGAGTTTGTCAACGAAGATCCTTCCTTCTCTAATTCCTACTTTCCTGATCCTCTCACGTCTCCATCTGATGACGCCGAGGGCGGGACTAATGGAGTGGTTTCCAGATTTCCCGTCGATCATGAAATTAATTCCAAAATATATCTCTGGAGGGGAAATCCATGGAATCTCGAGGTAGATGCCGTCGTCAATTCCACGAACGAG AACTTGGATGAAGCGCACAGTAGCCCTGGTTTGCATGCTGCTGCAGGACCTGGCCTGTCAGAAGAATGTGGAACACTT GGTGGTTGTCGCACAGGAATGGCAAAAGTCACTAATGCTTACGACCTTCCAGCAAG GAAGGTCATACATACTGTTGGTCCAAAATATGCAGTCAAATACCATACTGCTGCTGAGAATGCTCTGAGCCATTGCTACCGTTCTTGCCTTGAACTTCTCATTGAAAATGGGCTTCAGAG CATTGCTATGGGTTGTATATATGCAGAGGCAAAAAACTACCCCCGTGAACCTGCTGCACACGTAGCAATAA GAACTGTCCGTCGTTTTCTTGAGAAGCAGAAGGATAAAATTAAAGCGGTTGTATTTTGTACAACATCATCAGTTGATACAGAAATATACAAAAG GTTGCTTCCACTGTACTTTCCACGTGATAAACATGAAGAAGAAGTTGCATTGTCAAAGCTTCCTGCAGATGTTGGAGATGAGAATGGTGAGACCATTATAGACGAACGGAAAATCAGGATAAAACCTTTGCCCAAAAAGAATGTTCTGAAACCTCCCCCAGTTATCGATGATCCTCCTGTCAGTGATGTAAGGTTGACACGGAG GAACTCATCATATTTAGATGCATACCTGGATCCTgctttcatggctttaatCAAAGATCCAGACCAAAGACGCAAGGAACAATGGGAAAAAACTGCCCAGGCGCAGACTGGATGGAGTTATGGTAGAATGCTTGGATTTGGTGACCTTGGTGGACCTCCTTTATCTGCTGCTGAAGAATACTCGCTTCATTCGAGATACCTTGCTAAAGCAAATTCTCTTAATCTCTCTGAAATTGCGGAGATGAAAATAGT TTACCGTGGTGGAGTCGATAGCGATGGTCACCCTGTTATGGTTGTTGTGGGAGCACATTTTCTACTGCGTTGTCTTGATCTTGAGCGATTTGTGCTCTATGTTGTAaag GAATTTGAGCCATTAATACAGAAGCCCTATACAATAGTGTACTTCCACTCAGCAGCATCTTTGCAGCC TCGGCCAGACATGGGATGGATGAAGAGATTGCAGCAGATTCTTGGCCGAAAACACCAGCGCAACCTCCAT GCAATATATGTTCTTCACCCAACCTTTGGATTGAAAGCTGCAGTATTTGCCATGCAAATGCTCGTTGATAATGTG GTATGGAACAAAGTTGTGTACATCGATCGACTACTGCAGCTGTTCAAATACGTTCCTCGTGAGCAGTTGACCATCCCTGACTTTGTATTTCA GCACGACTTAGAAGTAAATGGAGGGAAGGGCCTGATTGTGGatcctcgaacaaaatacgtATACCATCGACCTTGA
- the LOC111805010 gene encoding uncharacterized protein LOC111805010 has protein sequence MGSSSLPFLPQPFARIPSATFPPSEISSNLHNNNVRFTSMEKPVIPLTSPSSSSSSTCSPVLQKSIAFAASISLLMWPTPANAGFLSGFSGIESVPGPQLPQIDFLNRFNEENQKKYAEADARFKSSPVLKELLERSKMNKEKNRQKIADKYCIRGAEWGVGDCSAEGMSPEERDNFIAMLKQKAGVD, from the exons ATGGGTTCCTCATCCCTTCCCTTTCTTCCCCAACCATTTGCTCGAATTCCATCCGCAACCTTCCCGCCCTCTGAAATTTCTTCTAATCTTCACAACAATAATGTCAGATTCACTTCCATGGAGAAACCTGTAATTCCTCTCACTTCTCCGtcttcgtcgtcttcttcaaCGTGCTCGCCAGTTCTTCAGAAATCCATCGCGTTCGCCGCCTCGATTTCCCTTCTCATGTGGCCGACTCCAG CGAATGCTGGATTTCTATCAGGATTCTCGGGAATTGAATCGGTTCCTGGTCCGCAATTGCCTCAAATCGACTTTCTCAATCGCTTTAATG AAGAGAACCAGAAGAAATACGCGGAAGCTGATGCCAGATTCAAATCATCTCCCGTGCTGAAGGAACTTCTGGAGCGATCGAAGATGAACAAGGAAAA GAACCGTCAGAAAATTGCTGACAAATATTGCATCCGTGGTGCGGAATGGGGAGTTGGAGATTGTTCGGCAGAAGGCATGTCGCCGGAGGAGAGAGACAATTTCATCGCAATGTTGAAGCAAAAGGCAGGAGTGGATTAG